The sequence CCTGCATTCTTTCCCTGAAGGTTTTGGCGTGCTGTTCGGCAAGCACCGTAGTGGGGACAAGAATGGCGACCTGTGCCCCGTCTTCAACAACCTTGAAGGCAGCCCGTACTGCAACCTCTGTCTTGCCATAACCAACGTCGCCACATACAAGGCGGTCCATGGGTTGATCGCTGGTGAGGTCACTTATGACATCGGTAATGGCTTTGTCCTGGCCAACGGTTTCATCAAAGGGGAAGGATTCTTCCAGTTCGTGGTAGAGTTCTCCTGGAGGAGAGAACCGTCTCCCTTCACGGAGTTCACGCCTGGCATAGATTTCAAGGAGTTCCTCAGCAACTTTCCATACTTCTTCCTTCACCTTAGCTTTGGCAGCGCGCCATGATGCGGTACCAAGCTTGTCAATACGCGGTGATTTGTCTGAAAGCCCTTCGTAGCGACTGATGAGATTAAGGCGGTCAACGGGAAGATAGAGTTTGTCACCATCCCGATATTCAATGCACATGTAATCATTGACCACTCCCTGCATGGTAAGCGTTGCCATACCAAGATAGAGGCCGAGGCCATGGTCACGATGGACAACCACATCACCGTCGTGGAGTTCGGTAAAACGGATGGACTCGCCAAGTTTTTCCTTTGTCTTCTTTTTGTTGCCAATGCGCATTTCCCCGAAGAGTTCACTTTCGGAGAGGAAGTGTATCGGGGGAGTGGTAAGGGAAAAGCCTTCACTTAGAGGCTGATCACAGAGGTAGAGGATGTCACAACCCGCGGTCCTTGAGATTGTCTTCAGGTCTATGGGACTTTCAAGAAGTTCGATAGTGTGTTGATGTCTTTCAAGCAGCTCCGCAAGCGTTTTAGTTTGACGCAGGGATCGGCAGCAGAGAACAACCGTGTCACCCTGATTTTGCCAGGAATGAATCTGGTCGGAAAGTGGCGGTACCAGTCCACGTTCCTTGCGTTGCAGGCTGATATCCTGTTTCAGAATCTGGTGATTTGTGGCAGTTAGAGTGTGAAAATTGTTGATGTCCGTGGTGGTAGAACAGTGAAGATTTGCAAAAGAGGCCATCTTTTCCCTGGTTTCTTCAGGAGGAAGAAAAATCTGGTTTGGATCAAGCGCAGGGGTATGTAAGGATTTTGCCTCTTCATAATTGTTGTTGATCCGTTCCTGAACCACGGCACGGGCCTGCTCCTCCATTTCAGGGGAAAAATGAATTAAGCATGTGTCCTTGGGAAGAAAGTCAAAGAGGCTGCTGACAGACTCAGTGTCGGGATAGAAAACAGGCAGAAAAAATTCCATACCTGGAAAGCGCATAGCAGAAGCGATCCGATCTCGGATCTTCAGACTTTCGTCGCTTCCCCAGGCAAGTCTGCTACTTTCTTTATCGAAAGTATTCAGAATCTGCTTCATCCTGGTAGAAGAGGGGGATGGATAACTGATATCACTGGCCGGAAGGATAATGGCCTCATCTATTTCACAGATGGAGCGTTGACTGATTGGATTGAAACCACGGAGTGATTCAATGGTGTCACCAAAGAAGTCAAGGCGTATTGGGGACGTGTGAATTTCCTGGCCTGCCTGAAATGAAGGCGGGAAAATATCAATTATTCCTCCACGGATGGAATAGTCTCCGACGCTTTGAACGAGATTAACCTGTTCGTATCCGAGATTATTCAGTTTTCGAAAAAGATCATCCCGGTCACATTCTTCACCAGAGAGAAGGAGTTCGGCATGAGCGAACAGAAATTTTGCGGGCATTGTACGCCGCATCAAGGCTTCTGCTGAAACCACAAGAATGGAGTGGTTTTTTGCAACGGTCTCATGAAGACGGTACAGGGTTGATAATCTGGCTGCGGTGGTAAGCGGATCAGGTGAGAGTGGTGTGTAGGCGGGGATTTCGTAGCCGGGATAGGTGAGGACAGAACGGTTTGTGAAGAGTTTCAGATCCTCTTCAACCTGGACAACCATCTCCTCGTCGGGGACGATACAGCAGCATGTTTGCATTTCAGCTTGCAGTGCTGCCAGAAGAATTTTGGAGTTGCCACGCAGTGATGAACATGTGAGGGCAGTGCTACAGGGGATCGGGCCTGTTGAAAATGGAGTATGCATGAGGGGTAAATAAAATTGCCGGCTGCATGGAGTGCATGCAGTCGGCAAAAAGAAAAAAATATGTGAAGGTACTTTTTACCCGTAAGGGGGATTGTACAGAGTACCGGTTTACTTTTTGTGTACCGGTCTTAGAAGGAACCACCAATGGAGAAATCCCATACGGTGGTATCTTCATCAGGCTCGGGGTCGAGATTGTACCCCCAGACCAGTCGCAGAGGACCCATGGGAGATAACCAGCGGAATTCAATCCCTGTTCCCTTGTTGTAACTATCAAGATTCCAGTCTTCGTCATCAGCTACAACTTTACCGGCGTCAAGGAAGATTACACCTTGGACACCTGCCTCGGGCAGGAGAGGGAATATGTATTCTAGATTGGTGTACCACATCTTGTCACCACCAATACGGTCTCCGGTCTCCGGATCAATGGGACTTGCTTTTCCGTATTCATATCCTCGAATGGTGTTTATGCCACCAAGGTAAAAACGTTCGTAAACCGGTAGTTTTCCAGTCTCGTTTTCCCATATTTGGCCGGCTGCTGCCTTAAAGTGAAAGACTGTGGTCCAGGGCATGGGAAAATACCAGCTGGTAAAGGCTTCGAGCTTGGTGAACTCAGCATCACCACCAAAAGGACCTCCAGCATATTTAACCGTAATAGAGTTTTCTGACCCTCTGCTGGCCCCGTTTATCCGGTCACGGGTATCACGAATTAGTCCAAATTTCACAGCACTGGTTACATTGATGTCCATGGAGTCGACGATGATCTGGGATGCAAATTCAGACACATTGGAAAGTGTGGTGTCAGTATAGCTGTAGCTTCCATAGCCGCGCCATCTTTCAAAAAGTGGATATCCGAAACGAAGGGCACCTCCTCTTGAGTCCTTGTCGTAGTCGTCGTACTCCCGGAACCAGTTGAAAATGTCAGCACCCACCGAGAGATCAGAATCACGGAGATGAGGGTTGGTATAACTCAGATTGTAGCGGTTTGAGTTACCACTAATGTTGGCGGCAAGTGAAAGCCTGTCACCCCGGCCAAGGAAGTTGTTTTCGGAAATCTCACCCATAAGCATGAGTGAATCGACAGAACTGTATCCGGCGCCGATGCTGAACTGTCCAGTGGATTTTTCCTTAACATTTACTGTAACGTTCATCTTTGACGGGTCAAGGGCCGGTTCCGGAACAATATTAACCTCTTCAAAAAAATCAAGACGCTGTAGGCGCTGGGTACTGATTCGGATGGCTTTAGAATCAAAAACACCACCTTCTGCAATTTTTAGCTCACGGCGGATAACATTGTCACGGGTACGGCTGTTACCCTTAATTGCAACTCGCTGGATATAAACAAGGTCACCTTTTTTAATATCAATAACGACATCGACCCTGGCACCGGTTGCTGAACGATTGGTCTTTGGTCGAATATCTGCAAAGGCAAAGCCCTGTTCAGAATAAAAATCTGTTAGTTTAAGGATGTCTTCGCGCAGAATCTGGCGGTTGATGAATTCCTCATTCTGAATTGTCAGGAGGCTGCGTAATTCCTGCTGGTCTACGATCAGGTCCCCTGTGAATGATACGGTTCCAACTCTGTAGCGGGGGCCTTCTTCTATGGTGAATGTGATATATAACCAGTCATCTTCCTGGGTGACTGTTGGATTACCTATCTTTACTTCGAGGAACCCCTGGTTGTTATAGAAGGATCCAAGTCTGGCCACGTCTTGAGCTAGCATCTGCTGCTTCATCAGTCCTGTCTCGGTGAGCCAGGAAAGCCAGTTTTTGGTACCCGACTCAATGACATCTTCAAGGTCATCGTCGTCGAAGCTCTTATTGCCGATAAAGTTGATTTCTTTAATATAAATTTTGTCACCCTCGACAATCACGTAGCGGAGTTCAGCGTGTTCGTCATCGGGATAGCTGATCTGGGCAGTAACGCTGGTATTGTAATAGCCTTTTGATTTGTAGAGAGCTTTTATGGCGTCAGCCCCGTTATTGATCTTGTTTGAATTAAGGATTGTATTTATACCGATATTTGCAGCTTCAGACACTTCGATTTCTGTGAGGGCATCGAGTCCTGAATATTCGATACTTCGGATTATGGGTTTCTCCGTTACTTCAAAGGTAACGATCTTTCCTGCTTCGCTTTCTTCCACTTCGATACGAACGTCTTCAAAGTAACCCATTTTGAAAATGGCTTTCAAGTCTTCCCGTAGAGTGGTTGGATTGTAAAAATCCCCTGACTTTGTTTTGATTTGGCGGGAAATGGCACCGGAGTCAATACGTTTGTTGCCGCTGGGGGTAATGGTTGCAATAATGAAATCTCTTTCGGTGTAGGAGATGACCTCTCCTATTACTTCTGAGAGAGTACCGCCAAGATTTTCCATGGATTCGCCATGGCGGTAGTAGTACTTTGGGGAACCGGGTGAGAGAAGGTCAAAAACCTTGTAGTCAATACTGATCTGTTCTCCAATGACGGTGAGACTTCCAACGGCCACATAGTCGAGCCCTGTGGTTGCTGCAATTTTCTGGAGACTCTTGGCTTCGGGGGGCCAGACTCCGGCGTAACTGACAAGTTTTTCCGCCTCTTCCCGTGACATCATTGTAAAAGAAGTTGGGAAAAGAGCATTGGCAAGTGCACTGTCGGTTTGATCAGCAATGGTCTGTTGATCGGCAGGACTGTTAATTTTAAGTGGCAGGTAGGTTGTGTTTTGTTCAATTGCTGTTGCAAGTCCCGGAAAGAGAAGACACAACGAGGCAAGAAAAACGAGTAACAAGCTGGCTTGTTTATGTTTCTGTTTGGTGAATGGGTCGGAAGAGGCGATGACTTTTCTGCTGTGGCTCATGTGTTGTCCTGTTTCTCTATAAGGAAATGATTTGTCTTGTGGGCAGGAAGCCTGTCCGCATTTCATAACATTCTCAGGTGTGACTGAACTTAAGAAAACCGATTACTACTTTAAAAATTTCATACTATGCCATGTTTAGTCTTTTTTGCAAAGGGCGCAAAGCTATAAAGAGGGAAAAAGAACAGGATCCTTTGGTTATGTTTGCTGGTGGTGGCTTTTTTATTTCATCAAGGGATACGGAGTTCAGTGAATGGTGTAGTGGAATCCTGGTGAACACTCTCAAGGAGATCCGCCGGTGATTGCTCAAAGTCATGTGACATTGTATCCGGGCCAAGGACTTCCTCGTTAAAAGTAGAAATCATATTCTCATGTGTCCAGCGGGTGAGATAGTAGACAACTAGTTCGGGAAGTTTTGTGTAAATGGTTTCCGTTGGGAATGGGTCAACAAAACTTGAGTCTT comes from Desulfocapsa sulfexigens DSM 10523 and encodes:
- the mfd gene encoding transcription-repair coupling factor, producing the protein MQTCCCIVPDEEMVVQVEEDLKLFTNRSVLTYPGYEIPAYTPLSPDPLTTAARLSTLYRLHETVAKNHSILVVSAEALMRRTMPAKFLFAHAELLLSGEECDRDDLFRKLNNLGYEQVNLVQSVGDYSIRGGIIDIFPPSFQAGQEIHTSPIRLDFFGDTIESLRGFNPISQRSICEIDEAIILPASDISYPSPSSTRMKQILNTFDKESSRLAWGSDESLKIRDRIASAMRFPGMEFFLPVFYPDTESVSSLFDFLPKDTCLIHFSPEMEEQARAVVQERINNNYEEAKSLHTPALDPNQIFLPPEETREKMASFANLHCSTTTDINNFHTLTATNHQILKQDISLQRKERGLVPPLSDQIHSWQNQGDTVVLCCRSLRQTKTLAELLERHQHTIELLESPIDLKTISRTAGCDILYLCDQPLSEGFSLTTPPIHFLSESELFGEMRIGNKKKTKEKLGESIRFTELHDGDVVVHRDHGLGLYLGMATLTMQGVVNDYMCIEYRDGDKLYLPVDRLNLISRYEGLSDKSPRIDKLGTASWRAAKAKVKEEVWKVAEELLEIYARRELREGRRFSPPGELYHELEESFPFDETVGQDKAITDVISDLTSDQPMDRLVCGDVGYGKTEVAVRAAFKVVEDGAQVAILVPTTVLAEQHAKTFRERMQGFPVTVECINRFRTAAQQKRIIKELATGEIDIIIGTHRLLSKDVSYRELGLLIIDEEHRFGVSHKEKIKRIKSEVDILTLTATPIPRTLQMSLLSIRDLSVISSPPEHRRPVKTFVARYDDLVIKEAVLKELRRGGQVFFVHNRVKSIYRMASKVQELVPEARIAVAHGQMNGKELEEIMVRFVNREIDVLVATTIIESGLDIPSANTMIINRADTLGLAEIYQLRGRVGRSSSQAFAYLLVPSLDNLSKDSKDRLRALMESNELGGGFKLAMSDLQIRGGGNLLGVSQSGHITAIGYDLYLDLLQKTVADMKARAAAGGDTAISDDTVEAEINLQISAYIPETYIPDISQRYVAYRRISALSMAETCMYEDLLEELDDRYGPVPEETHNLFKIVALKKELALLGVSKLEKGKDTFVFSFTENTPLDPRNLLAYLQNGSKKRKAPPRRLTPDGRLIIPASIDSSERLFTVLRHILTELNGLTQ
- the bamA gene encoding outer membrane protein assembly factor BamA, with product MSHSRKVIASSDPFTKQKHKQASLLLVFLASLCLLFPGLATAIEQNTTYLPLKINSPADQQTIADQTDSALANALFPTSFTMMSREEAEKLVSYAGVWPPEAKSLQKIAATTGLDYVAVGSLTVIGEQISIDYKVFDLLSPGSPKYYYRHGESMENLGGTLSEVIGEVISYTERDFIIATITPSGNKRIDSGAISRQIKTKSGDFYNPTTLREDLKAIFKMGYFEDVRIEVEESEAGKIVTFEVTEKPIIRSIEYSGLDALTEIEVSEAANIGINTILNSNKINNGADAIKALYKSKGYYNTSVTAQISYPDDEHAELRYVIVEGDKIYIKEINFIGNKSFDDDDLEDVIESGTKNWLSWLTETGLMKQQMLAQDVARLGSFYNNQGFLEVKIGNPTVTQEDDWLYITFTIEEGPRYRVGTVSFTGDLIVDQQELRSLLTIQNEEFINRQILREDILKLTDFYSEQGFAFADIRPKTNRSATGARVDVVIDIKKGDLVYIQRVAIKGNSRTRDNVIRRELKIAEGGVFDSKAIRISTQRLQRLDFFEEVNIVPEPALDPSKMNVTVNVKEKSTGQFSIGAGYSSVDSLMLMGEISENNFLGRGDRLSLAANISGNSNRYNLSYTNPHLRDSDLSVGADIFNWFREYDDYDKDSRGGALRFGYPLFERWRGYGSYSYTDTTLSNVSEFASQIIVDSMDINVTSAVKFGLIRDTRDRINGASRGSENSITVKYAGGPFGGDAEFTKLEAFTSWYFPMPWTTVFHFKAAAGQIWENETGKLPVYERFYLGGINTIRGYEYGKASPIDPETGDRIGGDKMWYTNLEYIFPLLPEAGVQGVIFLDAGKVVADDEDWNLDSYNKGTGIEFRWLSPMGPLRLVWGYNLDPEPDEDTTVWDFSIGGSF